Proteins from a genomic interval of Marmota flaviventris isolate mMarFla1 chromosome 8, mMarFla1.hap1, whole genome shotgun sequence:
- the LOC139706654 gene encoding palmitoyltransferase ZDHHC19-like encodes MISSQSITPPNEPPIESSWLKPSLFAAFSAMFLITISGIFFGFPCRWLAQHGQWEFAVVSGLLFLVSFCSLIFLNGSDPGILHRGSLEEDPNIQYIARVNNMDFRLQWCSKCSFHRPPRTHHCSFCNICVEDFDHHCLWVNNCVGERNFRVFALLVVSLCLYLVVVLATVSLFLIRTRHMPWSLDSAMAVTVAVPVLVLLLPVILLLVVHAVFVSKGKSFQNNNPFDQGCANNWYLTICMPLGPKYMSAAIWMQQEESTEWDPEQGNPVHTQFSPQHSRQHRPTELPGPTSPTHRQGPPGSGEAAALQELGDLTMSEFPEYY; translated from the exons ATGATCTCTTCACAGAGTATCACTCCCCCAAATGAACCTCCGATCGAATCCTCATGGCTGAAACCAAGCCTGTTTGCAGCTTTTAGTGCAATGTTTCTTATTACAATAAGTGGCATCTTTTTCGGCTTCCC GTGCCGGTGGTTGGCTCAGCATGGGCAGTGGGAATTTGCTGTGGTTTCGGGCCTACTCTTTCTAGTGTCCTTCTGCAGCCTCATTTTCCTCAACGGGTCAGACCCAGGCATTTTACACAGAG GCTCCTTAGAAGAGGACCCCAACATTCAATACATAGCACGAGTGAACAATATGGACTTCCGCCTGCAGTGGTGCTCCAAGTGTTCTTTCCATCGTCCACCCAGGACCCACCACTGTTCCTTCTGTAATATCTGTGTGGAG GACTTTGATCACCACTGCCTGTGGGTAAACAATTGTGTCGGTGAAAGAAATTTCCGCGTATTCGCGCTGCTGGTGGTGTCCCTGTGCCTTTATCTGGTTGTTGTTCTGGCTACCGTTTCACTTTTCCTCATTCGTACAAGACACATGCCCTGGTCGCTGGACTCAGCCATGGC CGTCACAGTAGCTGTACCGGTCTTGGTACTCCTGCTGCCTGTCATTCTGCTCCTGGTGGTCCACGCTGTGTTTGTGAGCAAG GGCAAATCATTCCAGAACAACAACCCCTTCGACCAGGGCTGTGCCAACAACTGGTATTTGACCATTTGTATGCCACTGGGACCCAA GTACATGTCTGCAGCTATTTGGATGCAGCAGGAGGAAAGCACGGAGTGGGACCCTGAGCAAGGGAACCCAGTGCACACACAGTTCTCGCCACAACATTCCCGTCAACACCGTCCCACAGAGCTCCCTGGGCCCACATCTCCAACACATAGGCAGGGCCCCCCAGGGAGTGGCGAGGCTGCAGCTTTACAGGAG TTGGGCGACCTGACCATGTCAGAATTTCCAGAGTACTATTAG